The DNA window CGGTCATGAGCTTGTTGCTCCCTGTTTAATCCCACGATGTCTACTGCTCACCCCCCTGCTTGTTGGAGggctttggataaatgtctgttctttGGACCCAGATTTTAGACACTCATCCCCCACAAATTCCACATGAGGCCACGAGGGTTGTCAGGGCAGGAGAGATGGAAGAACCCCTCAACAGAGGACTCATCCATTTATAGCAATGTCCTGTGTATAACAATCTTTACActaattgaaattttaaagctgatttaaaatagattaagtagaggcgcctgggtagctcagtcgttaagcgtctgccttcgactcaggtcatgatcccagggtcctgggatggagacccgcgtcaggttctctgctccatgggaagcctgcttctccctctccctctctccctacttgtgttccctatctcgctgtgtgtctctgttaaataaatgaataaaatcttcaaaaaaaatagaataaataaataaataaataaataaataaataaataagtaaaatatataaagtatataagaGAGTCAACTATGTAAGCATTTGTCAGTCTAAATTTCAAGGAGCCTTTGAACTTGGAAACTGTGCAGGAGCAGAAGACGCATGTCCCTGACAGTGTTCTGTTCCCATGGCAGAGACAAGCCTCAAACGTCCCGGCAGTGCAGGCTGAGGGAACCTCACAGGAGAATCTAAACCCACACCAACAACAACGGTCAAACTGGAAGGTAGGTCTATGTAGAATTACTATGAGGTGTGAAGCACCTTGGTACTCGGAGAACTTTAAGCCTTTTATTTGGTTCAAAATGATGGTAGACTGCTTAAGACCCCAAGCTCCTGGAAGAGGCAAACTCCAATGTCAGGTAATCCTGAAATACCTGTTAATGTAAGCAGTGTGCAATACGCCATGTATTTAACCATCCGGAGGTCATTCTGACCTGGAAACAACTTGTCAGCCTGAACACCACAGAGGGCTCCTCTTCATTCTACTGCCCGGGGCAGTGAGTGACATCATTCTAGATCCAATTGCAAAAGTCTGGAGCTCAttccaggagccctgggaggtGTCCGATGGGAGGGACGACTTGGTGTCTCGGCCCAGCAGGTGGCGCTGTGGGACTGGGCCTGTGAGGATGGGCTTCTGGTCCAGACCAACTAGGGAACTGCTCTACTCACTGCTGCACACTTGGCAGGGGGTGGCTTCACTGAAGTGTGGCTGCAGCACCTGTGCGCCCGCAGCTGCGTGGGGGCTCAGCTctgactccctccctccttcctgctccatCCGCCACCTGGTGGAGGCCTTGCCCAGGCTGGTGTTCAGACAGGGACAGTCACGTCCCCACCTGGATCGGTTCGCATCATGAAAAATAATCACGTGCCATGCTACCAGGCCCAGGGCAAGAGacccctggggagggaggaggggaaagtcAACAACATGGCCTCAGCCAGAGAACTCTGGGGCGTCTCTGTCCTGTCCTGATTcctctctggcctcctccctcATAGACAAGGAGTTCCCTTTAGGGCTGAAGAGAAAAGCTGCTAGGGTCGGGGGGAGGCATTTCCACTGCTCTGTTCCCAAACAAGCCCCATTCTTTCTGCCACCTTAGAGCCTCCAGCTTTCCTTCCAGGGCCAGAAGGTGGTACTCTGCCGTCCAGGGCATCGGGGTCCTTGTTAGggggcaaaggaaaaaatatataagtatatatgatatttattataaataacatgttataaaattgtttttaatctatAACCAATATATAAACACTTATTATATATGAACAATGTATTATATTGAATTAttacttataattattttatatatactctaataaatataaatatgtaccaTATAAATAgtatagattatatataaatattttatcaaatgaatGTTAAAAGTTGCATTCTGCCTACACATATCATATATTATAGTTATACATTAAGTACTGTACGTTACAtatagaggggaggagaggaaaatgaaggTATTGTGTCTGGGAACTACTCTGAGTTTGCTCCACCATGAGTTACATTTAGAAACGAGCCAGATGTGGAGTCACACAAAGGAATCtgtatttgcagcaaataaggagatcacagggaataaTTTGCAAAGCCTTGATTCCGAGAACAGGAGTGAGTGGTTATTTTGATTTCGTATTtgggatgaatattcagaaagggaGCTTTGTCATCCCTTGTCAAGGTGGGGGTAAGGGGGGTCAGGAGTCCTGAGCGCACAGGCCGATACAGGCATCCTCAGCTCTGTGAATGGGGCCAGGGCTCCTCCGAGTGCAGAGACTTATCCAggccctgctctgtccccacaGCCGCTGTGGGTCCCGTCAGCCCTGCTCAGGAAGGCGCGGCGTTCTCACACTCGGTGGCCTTCTCTGTGAAGTTGTGTGTCTCCACTGCAAGCTGCTGTTCACACTCAGCACCCAGAGCCAGCCTGCCTCCTctgagcaccgcccccccccccccccccaccgtgggGACAGATTCCCTCTGCTCTCTGGTCCCCGTGTCTGGTCCTCAGCTGCACAGAAGTTCGCAGGCTCTCCTGGGTCAGGACTGCACAGGTACCTCCTGCTGGACCCCACTGCACGGAGGAAGCCTGAGCAGGGACAGCACACCAGGACCTCTGTCCTTCCTGGAGAGTCACTCTCCCATGGTGGGAACACAGGCATTAGGGAAGCAGGTGAAGGAGAGGGTTGCCAGCAGTTGGAAAGAAGGAGAGATTCTTCCAGAGTCCAAGAGGAGTGCTGTGAGACTGTACCTGGGGGTTTCTTCAGGCGAGGGTCTCCCAGCAGGACAGTCCTCCAGTGACAGGAGGCCCCAAAGCCAGGTCCCTAACTTTCAGTGGGAACTGGACATGTGTAACCTCTTTGAGCCTGGATAAatccctggccctggccctgtgTGTGGTCCCAGCAGGTGCATCCTCCAGGCCCACCAGGAAGAAAACTCGTGCATCAGGAATTCTCTGTGTCCAAGGGTCACACACCTGGGAGTGCACAGCAGggagaagcggggggggggggggggtgtcacatTTGCATGAGCAGCTGCTCTGTGAGGCCCTTGGACAGGGGATAGGACAGGCCCGGggcagcccagccccagctctgtggCCTAAGAAGGGGCTGTGTCACCGTGGTCCGGAGCCCTGTCCTCCTTGAGCTCCTCACTGCACAGTGGGGACAGGCCCCAGTGCCCGAGGGCGGCCCCCCAGCCTGAGTCCTATCCCCTGGCTCAGCTCCTCATGCACACGCACCCaatcccttctcttccttctgatgtGTGTGTCTGCAGGCTCCCTGTCCCAGCCCCTGCTGACACGGCCGCCCTCCCTCTCGGCATCTCCGGGAACGACGGCCAGACTCACCTGCACCCTGAGCAGGGACATCGGTGTGGGCGGCTCTAACATCGACTGGATCCAGCAGCAGCCAGGGAGCCCTCCCCGGTGTCTGCCGAGGTTCTCCTCAGACTCCGAGAAGCACCAGGGCTCCGGGGTCCCCAGCCGCTTCTCGGGCTCCAAAGACGCCTCGGCCAATGAGGGGCTTCTGCGCATCTCGGGGCTGCAGGCTGAGGCCGAGGCGGACTCTCACTGGGCTACAGCTCAAGGCAGTGGGCGCAGCTACCGCTCCTCACAGCCTctcagagaaggaggaagtgagACAAAAATCCCTGGGTCCCAGGACCTTGTGTGTGTGCTTATTTCATTGAGAAACTTACCAGGGGACACCTGCAGGGAGGAATCTTCTGCAGGAAGATCTCTCCTTGAACAggagaaataaacacacacacacacagactcacacattATGCCTGTGAATTGAGCCATCCTAGGGCATCCCAGGAAGACATGGACAGACGAGGCATCAGAGTCCAACTGCACATCCCCACGGGGTCTGGAGAGGATGAACAGGAATAAACATTGTGTCTGCACCTGAACCTGCTGCCCAGCGAACATTCCTCCACAATCCGTTGTATCATCTTGTTCCTTCAAGTGTGACCTTGTGTCACTACTGATGTATCCACAGCTGATACCCTGACAATAACTCTGGTCACAGACACAGTCTTCTCTCTCTAAACCAGCTACACATGAACCTGGACCAGATCCTATAGACTCTCCCTGACGACAACGCCCACAcgctcccttctcttctctcgtCTGCTACCATGTCCCTTAGGCTTCAGTCttttcctctggctcttcagAACTGAACTCTGTCTCATATAGGATTTCTGAGGAAACTGGAAATGATCTTGCTGTGGTTTCCAGTCTCCAAAGTCTATCTCTAGGCAGGAGAGAGACCAGGAAACAGAGCTGCGTGAAACCCCTCATATTCTCCTTCCTGCTCgcacccccactccctgctctggTTTTCTGTCCCCCAACACTCCCAGTCAgtccttttactttaaaaataaactgcttacattttttttctctaaaaaggaTATTTTTACCCAAACTTCAGGTATTTGCACATGTAATCTAtagattcttttttctccttcagaatTAACTGATGCTGCACCCACGTTGAGCTTGAGCAAATCCACAGAGATAAGATGCGttgcatatttcaaaatatgtcattctttttcttctgccccAAATCTGTGTTTCCTAAGGACTCTCCAGACAGTACATTCATTCCAGAAACATTCTTCTGGTCCCTGAGTCCCATGCTTTAGACTTTTTCCCCCTTAAAGTCACCACTATCCTCTGGGCACCCCAGGTGGAAGCTGGAGACACAGAGGACTGTGGAGAACAGCGGGGtgagggggcaggaaggagggggctgTGTGCTCATCCCTGCCCTGTGATCCCTGACACCTGGACACCCTGCAGCTGTGGCTCTTGGGTCTGCAGAGATAGGAATGGATAGATTTCTGTGACTCAACAAGGTTCAGTGAGTTGTTAATGGGTCTGTTCTCACATGAGTGCTCACTGCCTAACTAAGTCCTGCTCCTTCAGTGTTAgatgtgactgtgtgtgtgacCTCCCCACTGGGACACCTGGCATCATGCTCCCTCCCCACTGAGGCAGGTTCTGTAGGAGCCAAGTCTCTTCTTCATCCCAAGGTGATCTGCGGCTCCCACCAGGATGCTGATGAGGCTGTGGATACTCAGCTTTTGGGGACACTCAGATGAAGAAGATCCTTCTCACAAAGGCACTGAAGGAGTTCATAGAGTTGTAGGCGAGCTTGTCCCCTCATTTGGGTGTCAGGAAGACAACTCTGGGGCCCCTCCATCCCTGGCCTGGGGTCCTTCCCTCCTTACCCTTCTGTTTGCACAGGTGAGGGGTGAGGATATTTGGAAATGATTCATCAGTGGCACCTTCCCTGTTCCTCATTTCCATCCCTTAGTCCAGTGTCAGTACTTTGTTCTGGCTTCAAATACCACTTAGATATGAGCAAGAGAGGCTGTGGTGACCACAAAGTCTGTCAGGGTGGCCTGCCCTGAGCTAGCCTGGACTCTGTCTATGCTTCCCCGAGTGACCTCACTCCCCCTGGGTCTCCAGGgcccatccatgaacatggatagAGTCCTGGCCACATCTCCCCCCAGGGCAACTGCTGACCCTCCTTCCATCACACCTCCCTTCTAGGCCTCTCCGTcacttaatttattaaaattagagCATCTTAGGAGGGGACACTTTCCCTGACCACAGCCCCGCATCCATCCCGCTGCCCCTGcctttcctcttcagtttctcCTGAGGCTCATGAGAGGGGGCAGAGTTGGGGCCTTGCTGAGCCCATCCCTGTAATTTCCCCAATAAAGCCTGAGAGGTTGGGACACAACAGGACATTCTGTTGTTGTGTCTACACGTGTTGCCAAGTGAGGAAGATCACGCCTCCTCAGTATGGATTTTTGGGACTGTGGATGCTCTGAGTCATTTCAGGGAGCAGGGGTGCCCCCCAGACATTAACAGTCACCCTCATCCTGTCTCTACCCAGTGACTagtaaccactgatctgctttcagTCCCTACAGATTGATTTACTGTACACATATTTTACATAATGAAATTATGTAACACGGAGCCCTTTGGGAATAgcttatttcatttgatttttttcacataatgATTTCACACACTGATTCGGAAACTCATCCATATCATCCATATCATCATTTCCATGAcattccacagtttgtctatccatccatcagttggtggacatttgggttatttacatattttagcCATTAACCATACTGTTGCCATAAACAACCTTATACATATTTCTAAGTGTGcatatgtgttcatttttcttggatgtaaaaatatttagaacttctggatcatatggtgatttGATGACATACCTTTTGAGCAACTGTCAGATTGTTTACCAAAATGGCTGCAAGGTGACATATTTATCAAGGCTGTATGAGGGTCCAGTTGTCCCACTTTCCAGCCACAATTGTTGTTATATGTCTTTTTTACTATGGCCATGCTACTGAATAAATTAGTAccacattgtggtttttttttaatgttttattggtaggttaatcaccatacatcattagtttttgatgtagtgttccatgattcattgtttgtgcgtaacacccagggctccacgcagaatgtgccctctttaatacccatcaccaggctaacccatcccccaccctcctcccctctagaaccctcagtttgtttttcacagtacatcgtctctcatggttcgtctccccctccgatttactccccttcattcttcccctcctgctatcttcttctttttcttttttcttaacatatcttgcattatttatttcagaagtacagatctgtgattcaacagtcttgcacaattcacagcgctcaccatagcacacaccctacccaatgtctatcacccaaccaccccatccctcccaccccccaccactcagcaacactcagtttgtttcctgagattaagaattcctcatatcagtgaggtcatatgatacatgtctttctctgattgacttatttcattcagcataacaccctccagttccacccacgtcgttgcaaatggcaagatctcattccttttgatggctgcataatattccattgggtatatataccgcttcttctttatccattcatctgtcgatggacatcttggctctttccacagtttggcgattgtggacattgctgctagaaacattggggtgcacgtacccctttggatccctacatttgtatctttgcagtaaatacccagtagtgcaattgctggatcatatggtagctctattttcaactgtttgaggaacctccatactgttttccagagtggttgcaccagcttgcattcccaccaacagtgtaggagggttcccctctctccacatccctgccaacatctgtcatttcctgacctcttaattctagccattctgacgggtgtgaggtggtatctcattgaggttttgatttggatttccctgatgctgagcgatgttgagcactttttcatgtgtctgttggccatttggatgtcttctttggaaaagtgtctgttcatgtcttctgcccatgtcttgattggattatttgttctttgggtgttgagtttgataagttctttatggattttggatactagcccttcatctgatatgtcatttgcaaatattttctcccattctgtcagtcgtcttttggttttgtggactgtttcttttgctgtgcaaagctttttatcttgatgaggtcccaatagttcatttttgcccttgcttcccttgcctttggcaatgtttctaggaagaagttgccgcggctgaggttgaagcggttactgcctgtgttctcctttaggattttgatggactcctgtctcacgtttaggtctttcaaccatttggagtctatttttgtgtgtggtgtaaggaaatggtccagtttcattcttctgcatgtagtgcccccattttttattgcacctcattaatagcctttttgatttcgacttggttagatttcagttcttttatttctccaggaagggtttctctaataacttccatgcatttttcaagcccagctagtgtctttaaaatcatgattctgaactctaggtctgacatcgtactaatgtccatattgagtaggtccctggcagacagtactacctcttgttctttatgttaaggtgatttttctcatcttgtcattttgtccagaggagaatagatgaatgagaaaacaaaatgctaacaggttaacaatgtccccagaaaatatactctaaacaaatcagaaaagacctgaaaccaggggaaaagaaagggaaagaaagagaaaaaaaagaaaaaaagataaaaacaaagaaaaacagaacaaaacaaaaacaaaacagaatatgatcaaatatgatcaggctagtgcatagatcagtgccacacactagattttgggtgtattttggtctgttagaagaaaatgcctcctaaatttttaaagaaagaaagacttatatatgtacaaaataagggttgatacgatgaagggatggaatatgactgtaaagatgaaaactataaaaaaattttaaaaagggaattgttaaggtgcttgaaaaaagaaagaagaggattaaaaagaaagaaagtaaaaaaaaggggggaagagaatgtgatcagacaggaaactagaacaaagccatacactagagatttagggtatattttgatctgttagaagaaacagtatctcaaaaatttaaagagagaacaacttatatatatatgccaaaaataagggtaactactatgaagggacagaatatgactctataaatgaaaaataaaaatgttttttttttaaaggattggtaagatgttggttgaaaaagggaaaaagaaaaaaaaacagtttaaaaaattaactttgaaagactaatgaatcatggtaaaaaaaaaagccatcaattctatgtgcagtattcccctagcgccggagttctcccgttctcattgatcggtaaacttggtcttggctggctgttcgtgctgatcttctgggggaggggcctgttgccgtgggtcccaaatgtctttgccggaggcggaattgccccgcccttg is part of the Zalophus californianus isolate mZalCal1 chromosome 14, mZalCal1.pri.v2, whole genome shotgun sequence genome and encodes:
- the LOC118356273 gene encoding uncharacterized protein LOC118356273 encodes the protein MSWGRTSKTQSSCVRVLTRRECPIRVLYQQLPRMGSQIRKCYDVSPSGDQGLTALTRSSMSYSSGSLTITGLSSEHIVLLTASPGTASQGSHRLQACGNWDQSPFLIGKEGEAQRLLRLLPWLLLLVLLLWPSWGQVHARASPGAAVGPVSPAQEGAAFSHSVAFSVKLCVSTASCCSHSAPRASLPPLSTAPPPPPTVGTDSLCSLVPVSGPQLHRSSQALLGQDCTGSLSQPLLTRPPSLSASPGTTARLTCTLSRDIGVGGSNIDWIQQQPGSPPRCLPRFSSDSEKHQGSGVPSRFSGSKDASANEGLLRISGLQAEAEADSHWATAQGSGRSYRSSQPLREGGSETKIPGSQDLVCVLISLRNLPGDTCREESSAGRSLLEQEK